cctccatcatgttgtgcggcactaccaccatgctaaatgggatagatgtcgaacagatctagcaactcaagactgggcatccatgaggctctgtgggccatcagcagcagcagaattgtactcgaacacaatctgtaacctcatgacccggaatatctcccactctaaaattaccatcaagcctggttcaatgaagagtgcagtagggcatgccaggagcagcaccaggcatacccaaaaatgagatgtcaacctggtgaagctgtaacacaggactacttgtgtgccaaacagcataagcagcaagtgatagacagagctcagcaatcccacaaccaatggatcagatctaagctctgcagtcctgccacacccagtcgtgaatggtggtggacaattaaacaactcactggaggaggaggcttcataaatatccccatcctcaatgatggagaagcccagcacatcaatgcaaaaggtaaagctgaagcattcgctgcaatcttcagccataagtgccgagtggatgatacatttcaacctcctccggaggtccccagcatcactgaactgaagggccaaatggactactcctgcttctagtttctatgtttctatcacagatgccagtcttcagccaatttgattcactccacgtgttatcaagaaacggctgaagacacaggatattgcaaaggctatgggccctgacaatattccagcaatagtacagaagacttgtgttccagaacttgccatgcccctagccaagctgttccagtacagctacaacactggcatctatctggctctgtggaaaattgcccaggtatgtcctgtacacaaaaagcagaacaaatcaatcctggccaattaccgccccatcagtctactctccatcatcagtaaagtgaaggaagggaccatcgacagtgctatccagcggcacttgcttagcaataacctgctcactgatgcccagtttgggttctgacagggtcactcagctcctgacctcattacagccttagttcaaacaaggacaaaagagctgaactcccaaggtgagttgagagtgactgcccttgacatcagagaaacatttgaccgagtgtggcatcaggggaaaactctccgctagctggagtcatacctagcacaaaggaagatggttgtggttgttggaggtcaggcacctcagttccaggacatcactgcaggggttcctcaggatagtgtcctcggcccaatcatcttcagctgcttcatcaatgatcttccttctatcataaggtcagaggtggggatgtttgctgatgattgcataacgttcagcaccatttgtgactcctcagatactgaagcagtccatgtccaaatgcagcaagacctggacaatatccaggcttgggctgacaagtggtgacAAGAttgggtcagaggttaggaatcctacaatgagtaactcacctcctgactccccaaagagtGTCCACCaactaccaggcacaagtcaggactgtgatggaatattccccacttgcctggatgagtgcagctccaacaacactcaagaagcttgacaccatccatgacaaagcagtcgcttgattggcaccccatccataaacattcactccctccaccaccgacgcacagtagcagcagtgtgtaccaagtacaagatgcacagcaggaattcaccaaggctcctttgacagcaccttccgaacctttgaccactaccatctagaaggacaagggcagcagacacatgagaatgcCACCACTtgaaagctcccctccaagccactcaccatcctgacttggaagtagatcgccgttccttcactgtcgctgggtcaaaatcctggaactccctccctaatagcactgtgggtgtacctgcaccatatgaaccccagtggttcaagaaggcagctcaccaccaccttctcaagggcaactagggatgggcaataaatggtggcccagccagcgaagcctacatcccgtgaatgagttaaaaaaagagagacattcagggaatcccagtgaaacccagcagCTTTCAGGATCCTCTTTTTCAATTCTAAAATTAACTCACAACAAAAGCTCTAATTTTCTACGAACATTACGGAGCTGCACATGTGGTTAACAGTAGAAGCTCACTTTTACTTCACAGCTCGACGGATTAAAACTACACAGGAGTTAGTCTATTGCCCGAGTGCTACCGGCTAGAATTTAAATTTCAATTAGTCATTAAAACGTCTGAAGCCGCTCAACAGAAATGATGCTGAACCAAGGAAGGAGATGTGAGGACAGGTGATCGAAATCTTTGTCGAGGTCAGATTGAAGGAGAACTTTTAAAGAAGTGAGAGAGGCCGAGAGGTTTAGCGAGTGAATCCCAGGGCTGAGGGCACGGCCGCTGATGGAGGGATGAAGGAAGTGGCATTAAAGGGCAGAATTACAACAGCACAGCTATCTccgagagttgtagggctggagagggttacagggatggggggggtggggggggggggggtgggggggagggggggttcagGCTGTGGAGGGGGAGAACTTTAAATTTTAGTTGTTTTGGAATGAGGTAGGTtggcaagcacaggggtgatgggtgaacgcaACTTGGCGTGAGCTAGGGTGCAGGCCGCAGAGGTCGGCGTGTGGGGTGCTggacaggagagcattggaattgcCAAGCCCGGAGGTAGGGAAGGCATGGCTGAGGACAGGATACAGCTAGGTGATGTTACAGTGATGCAGGTAGGTAGCCCTGGCAATGGGGAGACCATGGGGTCAAAAGCTCAGCTCAAGGTCAGATAGGATGTTGAGGTTAGGAACTGTGTTGTTCAGCCGGAGACAGTGGCCggggagcgggggaggggtggtcaggggtgggggtgagatggaGCCAATTTTGAGGGATCTGAAGACATTGGCTTCAGTCTGCCTAGTGTCTAACTGCTGGATGTTGTGGCTCGTCATGAACTGGGTGTGTGGGCACCACAGAGATAGTGAACAAGTCGAGAGAGATGGTAGTGAGGTGGAGCTTACATACATACTGGCGTCCACGTATACCCAGAATATGACCTCCACACTTTCAGATGATGTTGGCAAGGGACAGCACGTAGctgagaatggggagggggtcaAGGTTAGATCCTTTGGGAGCTCCAGAGGTAGGGGTGTTGGagagatttctagcatccacactATTTTGCAGGGGCAGTTCTGAATCTGACTGGATACAAGAGCGAAAGAAGGAAAAGGGAGTGTCACTGGGCTGGACAAtagggcggggggaggtggggttaacATTCCAGGACaaagatctttcatcagaactggagaaGGTtagggaagcagttcagagaaggtttactagactaatatcaggaatgggtgggttgtcttatgaggaaaggttggacaagttaagcttgtatccactggaatttagaagagtgagaggcaaattgattgaaacatataagttcctgAGATCCTTGTCTTGACAGgtttgatgtggagaggatgtttccccttgctggagaatctagaactaggggtcactgtttaaaaataaggagtcgtccatttaaaacagagatgaggagaaattttttctctctgggggttgtgagtctttggaactctcttccttggtggtggaagcagagtctttgaatatttttatggcagagctggatagattcttaattaacaagggggtgaaaggttattgggggtaagcaggaatgtggggttaaagttacaatcagatcagccatgatcttattcaatggcaggacaggctcaaggggccgagtggcctactcctgccctagtttgtatgtttgtatgtatataACAGGTTTTAAACAAATACAGAGGCAGGGGAAGGTGAGGGGTTGTGGCGCTgggggaaagaacaaaagggaaggcctgtgTTAGGGTGGTAGGTAGGACGATTAAAGGAGAAAAGGGATGATGCCAGATGTGCTGAGGGGTTCTAGCATGTTATTTTAGATTTCTAACATCCACACTATTTTGCTTTAATGGAGAGATCACAGGGAGTGTCTGCTGTTAGAGAATGTTGGATCTCCTCCAAAACAATAGAGCAGAGGAGGAGAGGGCACCCTGACCCTGTGGTTCGTTTATTAAAGCACTCGGTTTGAATTCTTTCTTCTTTGTTACCTGTCTATTGAGCTGGGAGACCAAATCTCCGATATCGAGTGAAATAGCTTGAATGGAatcaaccagggttgatccttgaGTTTGGGTGAGTTCGTGGATCCGCTTCGTGTCTACATGGATCCAGAATACTTGGAGATCTTTCCAGTTTCGCTGCAAACGTTCTACatcctgaagagagagaagagagatgtCAAAAAAACCCAATCTGGTTCCCAGGGAACAAATGGCAAACTGGGAAGGGACCAGAAAGATGAGATTTGGTACCTGTGTATCCAGCCAATGTTCATAGTCCACCTGACTGCTTGGGAGACTTCTCAACTTCAGGCTGTAGTCTTTAAATGatgggtttccaatcttcacttgcTTCTGAATTTAACACAAAAACACATTTGGCATTGGCTAAATTGAAGTAACTGATGTCAACTTTGAGTTTGATGAAGGGGGCAGTAACAAAAGATAGAGGAAGAACTTCATTATTTATAGCtcataggccattcggcccatctgctccaagctccacatgagcctcctcccgccctaccagcatatccttctattcctttcaccctgatccagcttccccttaaaccattccctgtgggagtgagttccacattctcaccactcgcaTTGCTacaagaggtttctcctgaattccctatggGATTTATTACTGACTGCTTGATATTGATGACCCCTCTGGTTCTGGTCacccccaccagtggaaacagcttCCCTGTGTCTACCCCATTAAAtcctttcacaattttaaagacctccatcaggtcgtcccctcagccttctcttttctagagaaaagagccccaaactgttcaatctttcctgatagttataacctctcggttctggtattatccttgtgaatcatttttgcaccttctccagtgcctcaatatcctttttataatatggagacagAATTGTGCACAATTCTCCAAGTGCAGTCTTAGCATTTTCAAATATTTCATTGCATTTCTCTCTTTAGGTTGATAAATGTTTATCGGGTAAAGGGTATTGAGAGGCATGGGGTAAAGGGGaataagtggagttgaggttgaggtGAGCCATTATCTAACTGAATGGAGGAACAGGttcaaggagccgaatggccAGCTCTCATTCCTATTTTAACACCTGTAATCTAACATTGAAGTGAAATTGCCCACGCTTACATATTTTCCAATCAGCGTGCGAACATCTTGCAGCATTTTCCTGGAGAGGGCTGCGCTCTGGGTGAAAAGTCCTTTGAGGCTGGTCTGAACCATTGGAGCAGCTGTGGTCAAGGCAACAAGTGAGAAGACCAGGAGAGTGAAAGCAGCATTCATGGTGCGACCTGATAGAAAGAGATAAGTTTCAGTGAGTTCAGTAAGACAAGTACCTTACACAATGAGCTTCGTGAAGACATCCCCCACCATTATCATTGCCTTTatcatcaacaacttgcatttatataatgcctttcgcatagaaaaatatcccaaggtgcttcacaggagcattatcagatgGAATTTGACACAAAGCCACATGAGGCGAcactaggacaggtgaccaaaagattggtcaaagaggtcagatataaggagcatcttaacggaggagagagaggcagagaggtttagagagaggattccagagcttaggagcccaggcagctgaaggcacggccgccaatggtagagcgattaaaattggggatgtgtaagaagtcagaattggaggagcactgacATTCTCAGAGGGTGGTAAGGGCTGGAGGTCGATACAGACATATGGAGGGGCCAAGCTATGGAGGGATGAGAATTGGAAGATTAGGACTTTTCTGGATCAGGAACCAATGTTGGTCagttggtggaggtggggagatgggtgaacaggacttggtgtgcgTTAGGATATGGGCAACAAAGTTTTGAgtggcctcaagtttatggaggatggagcacactggaatagtcgagtctggagTTAACAAAGGCCCAGAGCCATACAGAATCTCTTAGCTCCCTCCCCACACTGGATCACTGACCCCATCTTCACACTGGATCATTCCCCCCACTCTCCACACTGGATCActcatcccctccccacactggatcacttgcccctacaccccccaccccccacactagATCACTCAACCCACTCTTCATTCTAGATCagtcaccatcaccccactccaccaTGGATCACTCATCCCACTCTCCACGCCGGGTCACACAGCACACCCTCTACATTGGATCATGCAGCTCTAACTCCAGGCTGGATCACTCAACCCCCTGTCCACACTGGATCACTCAGCCGTCTCTCCACTGTGGTTCACTCAGCCCTCTTTCTAGAGTGGATCACTCAGCCCCCTCTTCATAGTGGATCGCTCACTATGGATAATTCCAATCTCTTACCTGTCAGTTTGGTTGTGAACTCTGGTCGTTTCGGTGTTACCCTGTAGACTGACTG
This sequence is a window from Carcharodon carcharias isolate sCarCar2 chromosome 10, sCarCar2.pri, whole genome shotgun sequence. Protein-coding genes within it:
- the LOC121282893 gene encoding cardiotrophin-2 translates to MSRQSFKPRLSKSEEVPERHCSQSVYRVTPKRPEFTTKLTGRTMNAAFTLLVFSLVALTTAAPMVQTSLKGLFTQSAALSRKMLQDVRTLIGKYKQVKIGNPSFKDYSLKLRSLPSSQVDYEHWLDTQDVERLQRNWKDLQVFWIHVDTKRIHELTQTQGSTLVDSIQAISLDIGDLVSQLNRQLSALNSTSPEPLDLTLPNNILNPNYDWYSKLQGYIIFRDLETYLNKVVRDFTLLKAKY